In Scomber japonicus isolate fScoJap1 chromosome 7, fScoJap1.pri, whole genome shotgun sequence, one genomic interval encodes:
- the psmg4 gene encoding proteasome assembly chaperone 4 yields MTETQNGAEFDAITVHNFSEKIMEQTVHFHVMKLSGGFFLWVGSSPVLSNLAVSMSCKYDSMPLSTLVMGDPSNTAPNSLAQRLAKKTKKQVFVSYSLPMTDSSHTLLVENRIKKELELHPEHF; encoded by the exons atgaccGAAACACAAAATGGAGCAGAGTTTGACGCCATTACGGTGCACAACTTCTCGGAGAAGATAATGGAGCAGACTGTGCATTTCCATGTGATGAAGCTGAGTGGAGGGTTTTTCCTCTGGGTGGGCTCCTCTCCAGTCCTGTCCAACTTAGCTGTTTCAATGAGCTGCAAATAT gacTCGATGCCATTATCTACATTAGTCATGGGGGACCCATCCAACACTGCTCCAAACTCTTTGGCACAGCGATTAG CAAAGAAGACCAAAAAGCAAGTATTTGTGAGTTACAGTCTTCCAATGACAGACTCCAGTCACACTCTCCTTGTGGAAAACAGGATCAAGAAGGAGCTCGAGCTTCACCCTGAACATTTCTGA